In one window of Mobiluncus massiliensis DNA:
- a CDS encoding penicillin-binding protein 2, which translates to MSRVRKNLLVGAIIAVLFIFAVRLVVVQLVQGPELAAAAQDQRSRTHIIKAQRGDILDSSGRQMATSVKRYNIGVNQVKINTYFQPKTAGKDAKGKPKIIYDEFDRPEVAAYGPAAAAKKLAPLLDADPAELGGKLTAQPGKKPSTFVYIAKEVTPEVWRKIAKLGIPGIEPEEITKRIYPNGNVAGNIIGFTDVDGVGLAGLELSQNSKLAGVDGEDFTEIGRRGQTIPVQDNYRKDAIAGQTIKTTILLDLQNTCQQVVDNSKARFGAQSVMAEVQEVGTGKILALCETDTVNPSEPTKTSERNRGSKAVSTVYEPGSTLKVHTMGAVIEAGKVEPTNTFTVPGEITMSNGQSFRDSIAHGTYALTAAGIIAKSSNVGIVQVGDLITDTDRYQKLKQLGFGKPTGVELPGESAGLLSAPEKWDGRQRYTIMFGQGIAATILQVTNGIATVANGGVEVQPHLIESWTKPGGSVEKKAVDAGTRVYTKDTSRKLLTMMEGVVSEKGGAPDAQIEGYPVAGKTGTTQIIEANGRQTGTVGSFTGVFPADNPRVVITVVVHRPSASIYGSVVAVPAFKEIAGATIRELGIPPTDTQPQLYPIGD; encoded by the coding sequence GTGAGTAGAGTCCGAAAAAACCTGTTGGTGGGGGCCATTATCGCGGTGCTGTTCATTTTTGCGGTCCGCTTGGTGGTGGTACAACTGGTGCAGGGACCGGAACTCGCCGCGGCAGCCCAGGATCAACGCAGCCGCACCCACATTATTAAAGCTCAGCGGGGGGATATTTTGGACTCCTCGGGCCGGCAGATGGCGACCTCTGTAAAGCGCTACAACATCGGGGTTAATCAGGTAAAAATCAATACTTATTTTCAGCCGAAAACCGCGGGGAAAGACGCGAAAGGCAAGCCGAAGATTATCTATGATGAATTCGATCGGCCTGAGGTCGCGGCTTATGGACCAGCGGCGGCGGCGAAAAAGCTGGCTCCGCTTTTGGACGCCGACCCCGCCGAGCTGGGCGGGAAACTGACCGCGCAGCCCGGCAAAAAACCCTCGACCTTTGTGTATATCGCCAAAGAAGTGACCCCCGAGGTCTGGCGTAAAATCGCGAAGCTGGGGATTCCGGGCATTGAGCCGGAAGAAATCACGAAACGGATTTATCCCAACGGCAACGTGGCCGGCAATATCATCGGTTTCACCGATGTTGATGGAGTGGGCTTGGCGGGGCTGGAACTGAGCCAAAATAGCAAGCTCGCCGGGGTGGACGGCGAAGACTTCACCGAGATTGGCCGGCGCGGACAAACCATTCCGGTCCAGGACAACTATCGTAAAGACGCCATTGCGGGGCAAACCATTAAGACGACCATTCTGCTGGACCTGCAAAATACCTGTCAGCAGGTAGTAGACAATTCTAAAGCCCGGTTCGGGGCGCAATCGGTCATGGCGGAGGTTCAGGAGGTTGGCACTGGAAAGATTCTCGCCCTGTGCGAGACGGATACGGTTAATCCCTCAGAGCCCACGAAAACCAGTGAACGGAATCGCGGTTCCAAAGCCGTTTCCACGGTTTACGAGCCGGGTTCTACCCTGAAAGTTCACACGATGGGAGCGGTCATCGAAGCCGGCAAAGTGGAGCCTACCAATACCTTTACCGTACCGGGTGAAATCACCATGTCTAACGGGCAAAGTTTTCGGGACTCCATTGCTCACGGTACCTATGCTCTGACAGCGGCGGGGATTATTGCCAAATCGTCGAACGTGGGGATTGTCCAGGTTGGCGACTTAATCACGGACACGGACAGGTATCAAAAGCTGAAACAACTTGGTTTTGGTAAACCTACCGGCGTCGAACTGCCCGGTGAGAGCGCCGGGTTGCTCTCCGCCCCCGAGAAATGGGATGGTCGCCAACGCTACACCATCATGTTCGGCCAAGGTATCGCGGCGACTATTCTGCAGGTCACCAACGGTATCGCGACCGTGGCAAACGGGGGAGTGGAAGTGCAACCCCACCTCATCGAATCGTGGACGAAGCCTGGTGGCAGCGTAGAAAAGAAAGCTGTAGACGCGGGTACCAGAGTTTACACCAAGGACACTTCCCGGAAATTGCTAACCATGATGGAAGGGGTCGTCTCGGAAAAAGGCGGTGCTCCCGATGCCCAAATCGAGGGATACCCAGTGGCGGGGAAAACCGGTACCACCCAGATTATTGAGGCTAACGGCAGGCAAACCGGGACTGTCGGGTCATTTACCGGGGTATTTCCCGCCGACAATCCCCGCGTGGTCATCACCGTAGTGGTGCATCGCCCTTCTGCCTCGATATACGGATCTGTGGTCGCGGTCCCGGCGTTTAAAGAGATTGCGGGGGCTACGATTAGAGAGCTGGGAATCCCGCCCACCGACACGCAGCCGCAGTTGTATCCGATTGGAGATTAG